The Brachyhypopomus gauderio isolate BG-103 chromosome 1, BGAUD_0.2, whole genome shotgun sequence genome includes a window with the following:
- the hipk1b gene encoding homeodomain-interacting protein kinase 1 isoform X5 produces the protein MKRGQRYSGMASQLQVFSPPSVSSSAFCRVKKMKVESCAWDASEAYGSGGQSYSFNPAPALPFSTSGLVFPPASRCQVVVRAADSTGSVPQASARRTSHAAQHSDSHATRSHRFGVKRKHGEVERAVEGGSGSGSVQILEELSAPAFSARAAGGNTAQSIPHSAPTTKSSSSNCEGDYQLVQHEILCSVSSSYEVLEFLGRGTFGQVAKCWKRGTNEIVAIKILKNHPSYARQGQIEVSILNRLSAENADEFNFVRSYECFQHKGHTCLVFEMLEQNLYDFLKHSKFSPLPLRHIRPVLQQVATALMKLKSLGLIHADLKPENIMLVDPVRQPYRVKVIDFGSASHVSKAVCSTYLQSRYYRAPEIILGLPFCEAIDMWSLGCVIAELFLGWPLYPGASEYDQIRYISQTQGLPAEYLLSAGTKTSRFFHRGPDSSYPLWRLKTPAEHEAEMGIKSKEARKYIFNCLDDMMQVNLSSHLEGTDMLAEKADRREFIDLLKRMLRLDADKRITPTKTLGHPFVTMCHLLDFPHSSHVKSCFQNMELCKRRSSSYDNNKALFAANTVPSTAGNLTVTFSSQLNQNNQVPSAAGTVPLLNYQPALYQQATINIPGLAQSSLPLQSRPPQLCGQTEPFQQTLIVCPPTTIQGLPSSSKASSYPVRMENGVPVVQQGQNAQPLQLQAGMLTQAWQTGTQQILLPSAWPQVPGVAVHGVGAATALTDSPLDPILSDGSTQQTPAWRASHSSVLQQNPHVLDSTHSLGHGGSGATRSSQSKKTKPRTGGLSFSAAFSQPIVISDTPSPAISVITIHSDSDDEDERKFHPASCIVFDHGSCGPSQRTNVISCVTVHDSDSSSASPLTPRPRNGPLLTQHSRLAKTLAIVAPSVKTQPGGPSLSARVPAGVPQSSYIKPKRAATRQPCSSGESVAHQEPSRSQPLNLSQTGVSSSQDHTSGPSLRRQQTYPPPSSQYRLQEALPFTSAPSLYTYPASAALASASHTMEQLLVQGSSPSIHVPPTSHYATSLIPKDSVGGVVHGLPTHYQQHFPTHPYVGTNTSTTRGGGAYGGFQLSPRRVAQYPYI, from the exons ATGAAACGAGGACAAAGATACTCGG GCATGGCCTCCCAGCTGCAGGTCTTCTCTCCTCCGTCCGTGTCTTCCAGTGCCTTTTGCCGGGTGAAAAAGATGAAGGTGGAGAGCTGTGCGTGGGATGCCAGCGAGGCCTATGGCTCCGGGGGCCAGAGCTACAGTTTCAACCCTGCGCCAGCCCTCCCGTTCAGCACCTCTGGCCTGGTCTTCCCCCCAGCCTCTCGATGCCAGGTGGTGGTCCGTGCTGCGGACAGCACCGGGAGTGTCCCACAGGCCTCGGCCCGCCGCACCTCACACGCCGCCCAGCACTCCGACTCCCACGCCACCCGCAGCCACAGGTTCGGGGTGAAGCGTAAGCACGGCGAGGTGGAGAGAGCAGTGGAGGGCGGTAGTGGTAGTGGCAGCGTGCAGATCCTGGAGGAGCTGTCGGCACCGGCCTTCTCCGCCCGCGCGGCCGGCGGCAACACAGCCCAGTCCATCCCCCACTCCGCACCCACCACTAAGAGCAGCAGCTCCAACTGTGAAGGCGACTACCAGCTGGTCCAGCATGAGATTCTTTGCTCAGTATCCAGCAGCTACGAGGTGCTGGAGTTCCTTGGTCGCGGTACATTCGGGCAAGTGGCCAAGTGCTGGAAAAGGGGCACCAATGAAATTGTGGCCATCAAAATCCTGAAGAACCATCCTTCATATGCACGTCAAGGACAGATAGAG GTGAGCATCCTGAACCGGCTCAGTGCAGAGAATGCGGATGAGTTCAACTTCGTCCGCTCCTACGAGTGCTTCCAGCACAAGGGCCACACGTGCCTGGTGTTCGAGATGCTGGAGCAGAACCTGTACGACTTCCTGAAGCACAGCAAGTTCAGCCCACTGCCGCTTCGCCACATCCGACCCGTTCTACAGCAGGTGGCCACGGCGCTCATGAAGCTGAAGAGCCTGGGCCTGATCCACGCCGACCTCAAGCCCGAGAACATCATGCTGGTGGACCCGGTCAGGCAGCCGTACCGCGTCAAGGTCATCGACTTCGGCTCCGCCAGCCACGTCTCCAAGGCGGTGTGCTCCACCTACCTGCAGTCCAGATACTACCG TGCTCCCGAGATCATACTTGGTCTGCCGTTCTGCGAAGCCATCGACATGTGGTCACTGGGCTGTGTGATCGCGGAGCTCTTCCTTGGTTGGCCACTGTATCCCGGAGCCTCCGAGTATGACCAG ATCCGGTACATTTCTCAGACACAGGGCCTGCCGGCAGAGTATCTGCTCAGCGCCGGCACCAAGACCAGCCGCTTCTTCCACAGAGGGCCAGACTCCAGCTATCCACTGTGGAGGCTCAAG ACACCAGCGGAGCATGAAGCAGAGATGGGCATCAAGTCCAAAGAGGCACGAAAGTACATCTTCAACTGCCTGGATGACATGATGCAG GTCAACCTGTCCTCTCACTTGGAGGGCACGGACATGCTGGCAGAGAAGGCGGACCGGCGGGAGTTCATCGACCTTTTGAAGAGGATGCTCCGTCTGGACGCTGATAAGAGAATCACGCCCACCAAGACCCTGGGTCACCCCTTCGTCACCATGTGTCATCTGCTGGACTTCCCGCACAGTTCACA tgTGAAGTCTTGCTTCCAGAACATGGAGTTGTGTAAGCGGAGGAGCAGTAGCTATGACAACAACAAGGCCCTCTTTGCTGCTAATACTGTTCCCAGCACTGCAGGCAACCTGACCGTGACCTTCAGCAGCCAGCTCAACCAGAACAACCAG GTTCCCTCAGCTGCAGGAACAGTTCCTCTCCTCAACTACCAGCCAGCCCTTTATCAGCAGGCCACCATCAACATCCCCGGGCTGGCCCAGTCCAGCCTGCCCCTACAGAGCCGCCCGCCTCAGCTGTGTGGCCAGACAGAACCCTTCCAACAGACCCTCATAGTCTGCCCGCCCACCACCATACAGG GTCTTCCATCTTCCAGTAAGGCCTCCAGCTATCCAGTAAGAATGGAAAATGGTGTTCCTGTTGTCCAGCAGGGTCAGAATGCACAGCCTCTCCAACTACAAGCAGGCATGCTCACCCAG GCTTGGCAGACGGGCACACAGCAGATTCTCCTCCCCTCGGCCTGGCCACAGGTCCCGGGCGTGGCTGTGCACGGCGTGGGCGCTGCGACTGCCCTCACAGACTCGCCCCTGGATCCCATCCTTTCAGACGGCTCTACGCAGCAGACCCCCGCCTGGAG GGCCTCCCACAGTTCAGTTTTGCAGCAGAACCCTCATGTTCTCGACTCCACTCACTCCCTCGGACACGGAGGGTCCGGTGCCACTCGATCATCCCAGAGCAAGAAGACCAAGCCTCGCACTGG TGGTCTTTCCTTCAGCGCTGCCTTCTCCCAACCAATAGTCATCTCCGACACACCTAGCCCGGCCATCAGTGTCATCACCATCCACAGCGACTCCGATGATGAGGACGAGAGGAAGTTCCATCCTGCCAG CTGCATTGTTTTTGACCACGGTAGCTGTGGGCCCAGTCAGAGAACCAACGTCATCAGCTGTGTGACGGTGCATGACTCTGACTCCTCCAGCGCTAGCCCCCTGACCCCCCGGCCCCGGAATGGGCCCCTGTTAACTCAGCACTCCCGGCTGGCAAAAACCCTCGCGATTGTTGCCCCTTCGGTGAAAACGCAGCCAGGGGGGCCCTCGTTGTCGGCCAGAGTACCTGCCG GAGTACCACAGAGTTCCTACATCAAGCCTAAGAGGGCGGCCACGCGGCAGCCGTGCAGTTCAGGGGAGAGTGTCGCTCATCAGGAGCCCAGCAGGTCCCAACCACTTAACCTCAGTCAG ACTGGGGTCTCATCATCTCAAGACCACACCAGTGGCCCCTCACTGCGCCGACAGCAGACGTACCCGCCTCCTTCTTCCCAGTACCGCCTCCAGGAGGCTTTGCCATTCACCAGCGCCCCCAGCCTGTACACCTACCCCGCCTCCGCCGCGCTGGCCTCTGCCTCCCACACCATGGAACAGCTCCTTGTCCAAGGCTCCTCCCCTTCCATACATGTCCCGCCCACCAGTCACTATGCAACCAGTCTTATCCCCAAAGACTCggtgggtggtgtggtacaCGGATTGCCCACCCACTACCAGCAGCATTTCCCCACCCACCCCTATGTTGGCACAAATACCAGCACCActagaggaggcggagcttatGGAGGCTTTCAGCTCAGTCCTAGGAGAGTTGCTCAGTATCCGTACATATGA
- the hipk1b gene encoding homeodomain-interacting protein kinase 1 isoform X2 produces MKRGQRYSGMASQLQVFSPPSVSSSAFCRVKKMKVESCAWDASEAYGSGGQSYSFNPAPALPFSTSGLVFPPASRCQVVVRAADSTGSVPQASARRTSHAAQHSDSHATRSHRFGVKRKHGEVERAVEGGSGSGSVQILEELSAPAFSARAAGGNTAQSIPHSAPTTKSSSSNCEGDYQLVQHEILCSVSSSYEVLEFLGRGTFGQVAKCWKRGTNEIVAIKILKNHPSYARQGQIEVSILNRLSAENADEFNFVRSYECFQHKGHTCLVFEMLEQNLYDFLKHSKFSPLPLRHIRPVLQQVATALMKLKSLGLIHADLKPENIMLVDPVRQPYRVKVIDFGSASHVSKAVCSTYLQSRYYRAPEIILGLPFCEAIDMWSLGCVIAELFLGWPLYPGASEYDQIRYISQTQGLPAEYLLSAGTKTSRFFHRGPDSSYPLWRLKTPAEHEAEMGIKSKEARKYIFNCLDDMMQVNLSSHLEGTDMLAEKADRREFIDLLKRMLRLDADKRITPTKTLGHPFVTMCHLLDFPHSSHVKSCFQNMELCKRRSSSYDNNKALFAANTVPSTAGNLTVTFSSQLNQNNQVPSAAGTVPLLNYQPALYQQATINIPGLAQSSLPLQSRPPQLCGQTEPFQQTLIVCPPTTIQGLPSSSKASSYPVRMENGVPVVQQGQNAQPLQLQAGMLTQGSCTPLMVATLHPQAAGVPSQCPLPLALGCGAGRPSLLEQTATVLAWQTGTQQILLPSAWPQVPGVAVHGVGAATALTDSPLDPILSDGSTQQTPAWRASHSSVLQQNPHVLDSTHSLGHGGSGATRSSQSKKTKPRTGGLSFSAAFSQPIVISDTPSPAISVITIHSDSDDEDERKFHPASCIVFDHGSCGPSQRTNVISCVTVHDSDSSSASPLTPRPRNGPLLTQHSRLAKTLAIVAPSVKTQPGGPSLSARVPAGVPQSSYIKPKRAATRQPCSSGESVAHQEPSRSQPLNLSQTGVSSSQDHTSGPSLRRQQTYPPPSSQYRLQEALPFTSAPSLYTYPASAALASASHTMEQLLVQGSSPSIHVPPTSHYATSLIPKDSVGGVVHGLPTHYQQHFPTHPYVGTNTSTTRGGGAYGGFQLSPRRVAQYPYI; encoded by the exons ATGAAACGAGGACAAAGATACTCGG GCATGGCCTCCCAGCTGCAGGTCTTCTCTCCTCCGTCCGTGTCTTCCAGTGCCTTTTGCCGGGTGAAAAAGATGAAGGTGGAGAGCTGTGCGTGGGATGCCAGCGAGGCCTATGGCTCCGGGGGCCAGAGCTACAGTTTCAACCCTGCGCCAGCCCTCCCGTTCAGCACCTCTGGCCTGGTCTTCCCCCCAGCCTCTCGATGCCAGGTGGTGGTCCGTGCTGCGGACAGCACCGGGAGTGTCCCACAGGCCTCGGCCCGCCGCACCTCACACGCCGCCCAGCACTCCGACTCCCACGCCACCCGCAGCCACAGGTTCGGGGTGAAGCGTAAGCACGGCGAGGTGGAGAGAGCAGTGGAGGGCGGTAGTGGTAGTGGCAGCGTGCAGATCCTGGAGGAGCTGTCGGCACCGGCCTTCTCCGCCCGCGCGGCCGGCGGCAACACAGCCCAGTCCATCCCCCACTCCGCACCCACCACTAAGAGCAGCAGCTCCAACTGTGAAGGCGACTACCAGCTGGTCCAGCATGAGATTCTTTGCTCAGTATCCAGCAGCTACGAGGTGCTGGAGTTCCTTGGTCGCGGTACATTCGGGCAAGTGGCCAAGTGCTGGAAAAGGGGCACCAATGAAATTGTGGCCATCAAAATCCTGAAGAACCATCCTTCATATGCACGTCAAGGACAGATAGAG GTGAGCATCCTGAACCGGCTCAGTGCAGAGAATGCGGATGAGTTCAACTTCGTCCGCTCCTACGAGTGCTTCCAGCACAAGGGCCACACGTGCCTGGTGTTCGAGATGCTGGAGCAGAACCTGTACGACTTCCTGAAGCACAGCAAGTTCAGCCCACTGCCGCTTCGCCACATCCGACCCGTTCTACAGCAGGTGGCCACGGCGCTCATGAAGCTGAAGAGCCTGGGCCTGATCCACGCCGACCTCAAGCCCGAGAACATCATGCTGGTGGACCCGGTCAGGCAGCCGTACCGCGTCAAGGTCATCGACTTCGGCTCCGCCAGCCACGTCTCCAAGGCGGTGTGCTCCACCTACCTGCAGTCCAGATACTACCG TGCTCCCGAGATCATACTTGGTCTGCCGTTCTGCGAAGCCATCGACATGTGGTCACTGGGCTGTGTGATCGCGGAGCTCTTCCTTGGTTGGCCACTGTATCCCGGAGCCTCCGAGTATGACCAG ATCCGGTACATTTCTCAGACACAGGGCCTGCCGGCAGAGTATCTGCTCAGCGCCGGCACCAAGACCAGCCGCTTCTTCCACAGAGGGCCAGACTCCAGCTATCCACTGTGGAGGCTCAAG ACACCAGCGGAGCATGAAGCAGAGATGGGCATCAAGTCCAAAGAGGCACGAAAGTACATCTTCAACTGCCTGGATGACATGATGCAG GTCAACCTGTCCTCTCACTTGGAGGGCACGGACATGCTGGCAGAGAAGGCGGACCGGCGGGAGTTCATCGACCTTTTGAAGAGGATGCTCCGTCTGGACGCTGATAAGAGAATCACGCCCACCAAGACCCTGGGTCACCCCTTCGTCACCATGTGTCATCTGCTGGACTTCCCGCACAGTTCACA tgTGAAGTCTTGCTTCCAGAACATGGAGTTGTGTAAGCGGAGGAGCAGTAGCTATGACAACAACAAGGCCCTCTTTGCTGCTAATACTGTTCCCAGCACTGCAGGCAACCTGACCGTGACCTTCAGCAGCCAGCTCAACCAGAACAACCAG GTTCCCTCAGCTGCAGGAACAGTTCCTCTCCTCAACTACCAGCCAGCCCTTTATCAGCAGGCCACCATCAACATCCCCGGGCTGGCCCAGTCCAGCCTGCCCCTACAGAGCCGCCCGCCTCAGCTGTGTGGCCAGACAGAACCCTTCCAACAGACCCTCATAGTCTGCCCGCCCACCACCATACAGG GTCTTCCATCTTCCAGTAAGGCCTCCAGCTATCCAGTAAGAATGGAAAATGGTGTTCCTGTTGTCCAGCAGGGTCAGAATGCACAGCCTCTCCAACTACAAGCAGGCATGCTCACCCAG GGCTCCTGCACGCCGCTGATGGTTGCCACCTTGCACCCCCAGGCGGCGGGCGTGCCCTCTCAGTGCCCGCTGCCCCTGGCACTGGGCTGTGGGGCAGGAAGGCCATCCCTTCTGGAGCAGACAGCCACGGTGCTG GCTTGGCAGACGGGCACACAGCAGATTCTCCTCCCCTCGGCCTGGCCACAGGTCCCGGGCGTGGCTGTGCACGGCGTGGGCGCTGCGACTGCCCTCACAGACTCGCCCCTGGATCCCATCCTTTCAGACGGCTCTACGCAGCAGACCCCCGCCTGGAG GGCCTCCCACAGTTCAGTTTTGCAGCAGAACCCTCATGTTCTCGACTCCACTCACTCCCTCGGACACGGAGGGTCCGGTGCCACTCGATCATCCCAGAGCAAGAAGACCAAGCCTCGCACTGG TGGTCTTTCCTTCAGCGCTGCCTTCTCCCAACCAATAGTCATCTCCGACACACCTAGCCCGGCCATCAGTGTCATCACCATCCACAGCGACTCCGATGATGAGGACGAGAGGAAGTTCCATCCTGCCAG CTGCATTGTTTTTGACCACGGTAGCTGTGGGCCCAGTCAGAGAACCAACGTCATCAGCTGTGTGACGGTGCATGACTCTGACTCCTCCAGCGCTAGCCCCCTGACCCCCCGGCCCCGGAATGGGCCCCTGTTAACTCAGCACTCCCGGCTGGCAAAAACCCTCGCGATTGTTGCCCCTTCGGTGAAAACGCAGCCAGGGGGGCCCTCGTTGTCGGCCAGAGTACCTGCCG GAGTACCACAGAGTTCCTACATCAAGCCTAAGAGGGCGGCCACGCGGCAGCCGTGCAGTTCAGGGGAGAGTGTCGCTCATCAGGAGCCCAGCAGGTCCCAACCACTTAACCTCAGTCAG ACTGGGGTCTCATCATCTCAAGACCACACCAGTGGCCCCTCACTGCGCCGACAGCAGACGTACCCGCCTCCTTCTTCCCAGTACCGCCTCCAGGAGGCTTTGCCATTCACCAGCGCCCCCAGCCTGTACACCTACCCCGCCTCCGCCGCGCTGGCCTCTGCCTCCCACACCATGGAACAGCTCCTTGTCCAAGGCTCCTCCCCTTCCATACATGTCCCGCCCACCAGTCACTATGCAACCAGTCTTATCCCCAAAGACTCggtgggtggtgtggtacaCGGATTGCCCACCCACTACCAGCAGCATTTCCCCACCCACCCCTATGTTGGCACAAATACCAGCACCActagaggaggcggagcttatGGAGGCTTTCAGCTCAGTCCTAGGAGAGTTGCTCAGTATCCGTACATATGA
- the hipk1b gene encoding homeodomain-interacting protein kinase 1 isoform X4: MKRGQRYSGMASQLQVFSPPSVSSSAFCRVKKMKVESCAWDASEAYGSGGQSYSFNPAPALPFSTSGLVFPPASRCQVVVRAADSTGSVPQASARRTSHAAQHSDSHATRSHRFGVKRKHGEVERAVEGGSGSGSVQILEELSAPAFSARAAGGNTAQSIPHSAPTTKSSSSNCEGDYQLVQHEILCSVSSSYEVLEFLGRGTFGQVAKCWKRGTNEIVAIKILKNHPSYARQGQIEVSILNRLSAENADEFNFVRSYECFQHKGHTCLVFEMLEQNLYDFLKHSKFSPLPLRHIRPVLQQVATALMKLKSLGLIHADLKPENIMLVDPVRQPYRVKVIDFGSASHVSKAVCSTYLQSRYYRAPEIILGLPFCEAIDMWSLGCVIAELFLGWPLYPGASEYDQIRYISQTQGLPAEYLLSAGTKTSRFFHRGPDSSYPLWRLKTPAEHEAEMGIKSKEARKYIFNCLDDMMQVNLSSHLEGTDMLAEKADRREFIDLLKRMLRLDADKRITPTKTLGHPFVTMCHLLDFPHSSHVKSCFQNMELCKRRSSSYDNNKALFAANTVPSTAGNLTVTFSSQLNQNNQVPSAAGTVPLLNYQPALYQQATINIPGLAQSSLPLQSRPPQLCGQTEPFQQTLIVCPPTTIQGLPSSSKASSYPVRMENGVPVVQQGQNAQPLQLQAGMLTQQAWQTGTQQILLPSAWPQVPGVAVHGVGAATALTDSPLDPILSDGSTQQTPAWRASHSSVLQQNPHVLDSTHSLGHGGSGATRSSQSKKTKPRTGGLSFSAAFSQPIVISDTPSPAISVITIHSDSDDEDERKFHPASCIVFDHGSCGPSQRTNVISCVTVHDSDSSSASPLTPRPRNGPLLTQHSRLAKTLAIVAPSVKTQPGGPSLSARVPAGVPQSSYIKPKRAATRQPCSSGESVAHQEPSRSQPLNLSQTGVSSSQDHTSGPSLRRQQTYPPPSSQYRLQEALPFTSAPSLYTYPASAALASASHTMEQLLVQGSSPSIHVPPTSHYATSLIPKDSVGGVVHGLPTHYQQHFPTHPYVGTNTSTTRGGGAYGGFQLSPRRVAQYPYI, from the exons ATGAAACGAGGACAAAGATACTCGG GCATGGCCTCCCAGCTGCAGGTCTTCTCTCCTCCGTCCGTGTCTTCCAGTGCCTTTTGCCGGGTGAAAAAGATGAAGGTGGAGAGCTGTGCGTGGGATGCCAGCGAGGCCTATGGCTCCGGGGGCCAGAGCTACAGTTTCAACCCTGCGCCAGCCCTCCCGTTCAGCACCTCTGGCCTGGTCTTCCCCCCAGCCTCTCGATGCCAGGTGGTGGTCCGTGCTGCGGACAGCACCGGGAGTGTCCCACAGGCCTCGGCCCGCCGCACCTCACACGCCGCCCAGCACTCCGACTCCCACGCCACCCGCAGCCACAGGTTCGGGGTGAAGCGTAAGCACGGCGAGGTGGAGAGAGCAGTGGAGGGCGGTAGTGGTAGTGGCAGCGTGCAGATCCTGGAGGAGCTGTCGGCACCGGCCTTCTCCGCCCGCGCGGCCGGCGGCAACACAGCCCAGTCCATCCCCCACTCCGCACCCACCACTAAGAGCAGCAGCTCCAACTGTGAAGGCGACTACCAGCTGGTCCAGCATGAGATTCTTTGCTCAGTATCCAGCAGCTACGAGGTGCTGGAGTTCCTTGGTCGCGGTACATTCGGGCAAGTGGCCAAGTGCTGGAAAAGGGGCACCAATGAAATTGTGGCCATCAAAATCCTGAAGAACCATCCTTCATATGCACGTCAAGGACAGATAGAG GTGAGCATCCTGAACCGGCTCAGTGCAGAGAATGCGGATGAGTTCAACTTCGTCCGCTCCTACGAGTGCTTCCAGCACAAGGGCCACACGTGCCTGGTGTTCGAGATGCTGGAGCAGAACCTGTACGACTTCCTGAAGCACAGCAAGTTCAGCCCACTGCCGCTTCGCCACATCCGACCCGTTCTACAGCAGGTGGCCACGGCGCTCATGAAGCTGAAGAGCCTGGGCCTGATCCACGCCGACCTCAAGCCCGAGAACATCATGCTGGTGGACCCGGTCAGGCAGCCGTACCGCGTCAAGGTCATCGACTTCGGCTCCGCCAGCCACGTCTCCAAGGCGGTGTGCTCCACCTACCTGCAGTCCAGATACTACCG TGCTCCCGAGATCATACTTGGTCTGCCGTTCTGCGAAGCCATCGACATGTGGTCACTGGGCTGTGTGATCGCGGAGCTCTTCCTTGGTTGGCCACTGTATCCCGGAGCCTCCGAGTATGACCAG ATCCGGTACATTTCTCAGACACAGGGCCTGCCGGCAGAGTATCTGCTCAGCGCCGGCACCAAGACCAGCCGCTTCTTCCACAGAGGGCCAGACTCCAGCTATCCACTGTGGAGGCTCAAG ACACCAGCGGAGCATGAAGCAGAGATGGGCATCAAGTCCAAAGAGGCACGAAAGTACATCTTCAACTGCCTGGATGACATGATGCAG GTCAACCTGTCCTCTCACTTGGAGGGCACGGACATGCTGGCAGAGAAGGCGGACCGGCGGGAGTTCATCGACCTTTTGAAGAGGATGCTCCGTCTGGACGCTGATAAGAGAATCACGCCCACCAAGACCCTGGGTCACCCCTTCGTCACCATGTGTCATCTGCTGGACTTCCCGCACAGTTCACA tgTGAAGTCTTGCTTCCAGAACATGGAGTTGTGTAAGCGGAGGAGCAGTAGCTATGACAACAACAAGGCCCTCTTTGCTGCTAATACTGTTCCCAGCACTGCAGGCAACCTGACCGTGACCTTCAGCAGCCAGCTCAACCAGAACAACCAG GTTCCCTCAGCTGCAGGAACAGTTCCTCTCCTCAACTACCAGCCAGCCCTTTATCAGCAGGCCACCATCAACATCCCCGGGCTGGCCCAGTCCAGCCTGCCCCTACAGAGCCGCCCGCCTCAGCTGTGTGGCCAGACAGAACCCTTCCAACAGACCCTCATAGTCTGCCCGCCCACCACCATACAGG GTCTTCCATCTTCCAGTAAGGCCTCCAGCTATCCAGTAAGAATGGAAAATGGTGTTCCTGTTGTCCAGCAGGGTCAGAATGCACAGCCTCTCCAACTACAAGCAGGCATGCTCACCCAG cagGCTTGGCAGACGGGCACACAGCAGATTCTCCTCCCCTCGGCCTGGCCACAGGTCCCGGGCGTGGCTGTGCACGGCGTGGGCGCTGCGACTGCCCTCACAGACTCGCCCCTGGATCCCATCCTTTCAGACGGCTCTACGCAGCAGACCCCCGCCTGGAG GGCCTCCCACAGTTCAGTTTTGCAGCAGAACCCTCATGTTCTCGACTCCACTCACTCCCTCGGACACGGAGGGTCCGGTGCCACTCGATCATCCCAGAGCAAGAAGACCAAGCCTCGCACTGG TGGTCTTTCCTTCAGCGCTGCCTTCTCCCAACCAATAGTCATCTCCGACACACCTAGCCCGGCCATCAGTGTCATCACCATCCACAGCGACTCCGATGATGAGGACGAGAGGAAGTTCCATCCTGCCAG CTGCATTGTTTTTGACCACGGTAGCTGTGGGCCCAGTCAGAGAACCAACGTCATCAGCTGTGTGACGGTGCATGACTCTGACTCCTCCAGCGCTAGCCCCCTGACCCCCCGGCCCCGGAATGGGCCCCTGTTAACTCAGCACTCCCGGCTGGCAAAAACCCTCGCGATTGTTGCCCCTTCGGTGAAAACGCAGCCAGGGGGGCCCTCGTTGTCGGCCAGAGTACCTGCCG GAGTACCACAGAGTTCCTACATCAAGCCTAAGAGGGCGGCCACGCGGCAGCCGTGCAGTTCAGGGGAGAGTGTCGCTCATCAGGAGCCCAGCAGGTCCCAACCACTTAACCTCAGTCAG ACTGGGGTCTCATCATCTCAAGACCACACCAGTGGCCCCTCACTGCGCCGACAGCAGACGTACCCGCCTCCTTCTTCCCAGTACCGCCTCCAGGAGGCTTTGCCATTCACCAGCGCCCCCAGCCTGTACACCTACCCCGCCTCCGCCGCGCTGGCCTCTGCCTCCCACACCATGGAACAGCTCCTTGTCCAAGGCTCCTCCCCTTCCATACATGTCCCGCCCACCAGTCACTATGCAACCAGTCTTATCCCCAAAGACTCggtgggtggtgtggtacaCGGATTGCCCACCCACTACCAGCAGCATTTCCCCACCCACCCCTATGTTGGCACAAATACCAGCACCActagaggaggcggagcttatGGAGGCTTTCAGCTCAGTCCTAGGAGAGTTGCTCAGTATCCGTACATATGA